The sequence below is a genomic window from Chitinophagaceae bacterium.
CAAAAAGTGCAGGTATCATTTGCAAATATTTCTACAATGCCATTCGGAACAGTGGTTCCTGCAATCCCCGAAGCAGTTACAATCGATAACTGTGGTGCGTTAATATTACTGTTTGCGCCATTGAGTTTAATGCCTCCGGATCCGGAAACGGCAGAATTACAATAGATCCGGTTTCTTGTTATGGTGTTTCGCTGGCAGGTTGCATTTTGAAAAGCAATCGCTTCCTGACCGTTTTTCGCGATTGTGTTGCCTTTTAATAATTCACCGCCAATAACATTGTCTGTAGATCCAAAATTAAAATAGATACCGTTGGTGCCATTGCCCAGTGGTTCACCTGTTATGGTCAAACCAATCACATTTCCTTCGATGGCTGAATTGGAGAGCACCCCGTAAATACCGGCATTTGTATTTCCTGAAATTACGTTTTGTTCGAACAACGAGTCACCACCAATCTCAATATTGTTGTTGACGCCAGTGCAGTAAATGCCGTATGCATTGGGTTGTGCAATCAGTCCGGCAGGGTTGGTGCCGATATTATTGCTGTTGACATCTACGAAAGTCGCGTTCTGCAATTTGATGCCATAGTTATTTCCGGAGATGACATTATTGGCAAGCAGTGTTTTTCCTCCAATGCTCACGAGGTAAGTATTAACAATCTGAATTCCATCACCTGTTGCACCGGTCATCATCACGCCCATTGTATCCACACCAATCAGGTTACCCTGCAATGCAGCATGATTGGTAAATTGAATGGAAATGGCTGAAGTGCTACAGTTTAGGATCACATTGCCTTTTTGAATGGCACCTATTTTAACATAGGTACCCAAAACAGTGATGCCGTTTATGAAATTATGAATAAAAAAACCATACACTTCACATGAATCTGCAGCGAACAAAAATGCCTGGTTCAATCCTGCTACCTGAGTGGTAAGTTGAATACGGGTATAAGTAATCCCAAACGCGTTTCCTGCGCCTTGTGTGGTGGCATCAATAATTGTTGGACCGCTGACATCAGGCAATAGTGACTCAAGTGTTATAGTTCTTGACAGCACATCAGAATCGGGAATGGAGAATTCAATCTTGTCAGGTCCAACATGATTATTAGCATCAGTTATTGCCTGACGAAGTGAACCCTCACCACTATCAGCATTATTTACAACAGTGTATATATCTGCTTTAGCGAATTGAAAAGCTACGAGCAACGAGCAAAGTATGAGTTTGAATTTCATTTTATGATAATTTAAATAGTAAAGTTGTTTAAGGATTCAGTATAAGTATTTTCTTCATATAAATTTTATCATCCACATTCATTTCCAAATAATATAAACCATTTGCAGTATTGGGCAACAGAAGTTCCAAAACTGATGTGTTCAAGTTTAAACCCTTCCAGCTTTTTAATTCTATTCCAATAGTATTTACCAGGCGAACTGATTGAATAGCTGCTGAAGCGGGCAGATTGTCGATGATAATTCTGTCGGTAGCGGGATTCGGGTATACAGTTGTATTGCCCAACCATTCCGGTTCATCCACACCCACAATCACGAATACATTTTTACAAGTCGTATCATTGATTCCACAGGTATTGTCAATTACAATCATGCAGACAAGGTAATTGTCTGTTGTTGCAAAAGTGTGGGTTGGACTCACCTGATTGCTGGTGCTGCCATCACCGAATTTCCATTTCACATCAAAATCTGCAGGGAATACAGATGTGTTGGTAAAAAACACGGTATTGCCTGAAACAATGAAAGTAAAATCGGCATCGCCGCCAGCAATTACTTCTACTGTTTTAGTAATTGTTGAGGCGCAACCAAGGCTATTTTCCACGATTAATTCCACGGTGTAGATGCCCTCTGCAAGATAAGTATGCGAAGGGTCTTGCAGAATGCTGGTATCACCATCACCGAAATTCCAGTGCCATGAAACAATGCTGTCTCCTATGCCTGCTGTTGAAAGATCAGTAAAAACCGCCGGTTGTAATGGGCATAAAAGTGGTAAAACTGAAAAATCTGCAGTCGGTGCAGCCTGTATGTTTACGATTAAAGTATCTGTTCCCGGGCAACCATCGCTGTTTAATACAGACATTACCACCGTGTAAAATCCAGGATCAGCATAGGCATAGTCAAACTCATTAAAGAAAGAAGTAGTGCCATTGCCAAGATCCCAGGCCCAAGAAACGATGAAGGTGCCGCTACTCGGAATAGAAACGTCCTTAAAATGCAATAATGTGCCAATGCAACCAACGCTGTCGGCAGAAATAATCGTGTTGATGCCTTCAGCAATGGTGATAATCTGTGAAGTGGTGTCGGTGCAACCGCTTGAACTTCCCACCACCAGTTGTACTGTGTAACTGCCGGGTAAGGCATATACATGCGAGGGATTGGTTTCCGTAGAAAAGTTGCCATCTCCAAAATCCCAGTTCCAGGAGTTGATGGTAAGCCCCGGAGCAGGTAGTGACTGATCTGTAAATGTAATATTGACATTGCTGCATGCAGCGCTGGATGACGCTGAAAAACCGGAGATAATACAACTGGTGCTTGAGGTATCCTGGCAAGTTGCAAAAGCGGAGGTGTTTCCGGCATCGTCATTGGAAGTAGCGGTTACCTTACCTGAAGATGCAACGTTGACAATAAAAACACCGGTCGCATCCACTTGAACCGTGGTAAGAAAATTAGCACCTTCGCAATTCTCGCATTCGCTTGCTGCGTAAACATCTATCTGGGCGTATGGTTGTGCATATCCTGAAATATAGGTTGGTGTTACAATCACAATATTTGGAGGCAGTATGCCCTGATTGCCACCGTTAGTAACGATGCCACCGGTTCCTGTTAGCTGTGAATTGCAAAAAATACGATTGGTACGTATGGAGATGTTTTTTACGCCATCATTCTGAAAATACACCGCTTCACTTCCATTGTAAGCAATTACATTCCCAACACCCGCAGTAGTTCCACCGACTACGTTATCGTGAGAAAGATTGCGGAAATAGATGCCATAGGTTCCATTGCCCAGGGGCAAAGTACCTGAGGCGTCAACACCTATATAGTTTCCATCTATCAGTGATGAGTAGATTTCCAGATCAAACCCCGCAGCGCTATTTCCTGAAATCAGGTTTCTCTCCTTCACTGAATCACCACCAATTTCACAGTTATAAGTTCCCTGTGTCATCACAATTCCATTGGTGTTGGGCACTGCCATCGCTCCATTATAATCCGTGCCGATGTAATTACCCTGGATGTCAATGAATTTACTGTCCGCGATATAAAGCCCATTATTGTTTCCGGATATAGTATTGCGTACACCCGCTTGTTTTCCCCCAATGGTAATTTTCTTTGATCCTGATATGTAAATGCCGTTTGCCAATGGAGCAGCGCCTGCAGCTCCCAGGGTATCGGTACCAACAAACAGGGAAAGAAATGAACCGGTGATGACATTGGTTACTTTTATACAGTTGGAAGTACAATCATTAATTACATTGCCAAAATTTACTGCCCCAAACTTAAAATCGCCTCCAGTGATAATTACACCGTCAACAAAATGATGGATATACAAACCATACACCTCACAATCCGCCGCGGCAATCACAATGGCTGAAGGAATATAATCAGCGGCTTTGATCTGAATTTTTGCATTGGTGATTCCAAAACTAACGCCCACGGGCTGTGAAGTTCCGTCTATCACCAATGGATCCGTAATGGAAGGCAGCGGGAAAATAGCGCTGAGCGTAATTGTTCTGCTGGTCACACTTCCTACAGGAATATTAAAATATACGGAGTCTTTGCCCACATGACTGTTTGCGCTGGTGATTGCGCCACCTAAAGATCCTGTTCCGCTCGGGTTGTTATTGGTTACAAAATAGACGTTAGCAAGTGATGAGTCTACAAAAAAAGCGCACAGCAACACACTAAGGAGGAGAATTCTTTTCATGAGTATAAAATTTCGGCGAAGTTAAAACAAAGTGACTGTAAATCATTAAGTTGGTAGCAATTCATAGTGTATTATCAGGTTTTTAAAGCGAAAAAAGCAAAAATTACTTTCGAATTTCCATTAGCTGCCGCTTTGATTCAGGAATTTCAATCACAACACCTGCCAAACTATCAACCCAATGAACTTCCCGGTGAAAAAATTAAGCCAAAAAAAAACGGGATGCGTTTTATAGCAACCCGTTTTTTAATAAAAGTGGCTTACGGTCAGAGTCCAAAGGCATAAAAATATTGTCCCGGATAATCGGGATACCGGCCTTCAATCATTACGCCTCCTTTTTTATTAGCAAGAATTGATTTCAAATCATCTACGGTATTTACCGGTTTGTTATCAATCTTGGTGATGATAAATCCTTCCCGCATATTCGTATTGCTGCTCAGTTTACCATCGGATAATTTACTCACCCGCACACCTCCTGTCAATCCCATATCTTTCAGGTCCTTATCGCTGAGATTCTCAAATTCTGCACCGAGTGCGGAAACAACAGAGGTATCATCCTTTTTAAGATATGAAGTGTTGCCTTCGTTATTTTTCAGTATTACATCTACCGTTTTTTCTTTGTTATCACGAAGATAGGTAATAGTGATTTTGTCTCCAGGATGATAACGGGACACTTGTTCCTGCAATTCAGGTGAAGTATTAACAGCAGCACTATTTACTTTCGTAATGATATCACCTGATTTCAGTCCCGCTGCATCTCCTGCACCACCCGATTTTACACCGTCGACATAAACACCAGACAGGCTTTTCGCATCAAGTCCTTTTGATTTTGCAAGTTCAGCATTGAGAGTCGCAATTTGAACACCCAGGAAACCGCGTTGCACCATTCCGAATTTCATAAGGTCATTCACAACCTTGGATACAATATTAACAGGCACAGCAAATGAATAACCTGCAAAGGTTCCGGTTGGAGTAGCAATGGCAGAATTAATACCGATCAATTGTCCATTTGTATTCACTAAAGCACCGCCGCTGTTGCCCGGATTTACAGCCGCGTCTGTTTGAATAAAGGACTCCACAGCGCTAGTGTCTCTGCTCCTCAACAAATTAATGTTGCGCCCTTTGGCACTCACAATACCTGCAGTTACAGTAGATTCAAGATTGAACGGGTTGCCGACAGCCAACACCCATTCACCAACTTCCACTGAATCTGAATTGCCAAACGAAATAAACGGAAGGTCCTTTTCATCGATCTTGAGCAAAGCAATATCAGTGGAAGGATCTGTACCAATCACTTTCGCAACATAGCTTTGTTTATCGGCAAGAATTACTTCAATCTTATCTCCGTCATCCACCACATGGTTATTGGTAACAATATAGCCATCATCAGAAATGATAACACCGGAACCGGATGACTCAGAAGGTTGCTGCTGTCCAAACGGTGAAAACTGATCTCCAAAGAAATCTCTGAAAGGATTGTATTGATCATTTCTGGAAACCTGGCGGGGAGCATAACTGGTCTTAATGTGTACCACACCAGGAGTTGTACGTTTTGCGGCATAACGGAAATCGAGCGTTGACGGTAATTCACTGGCACCGGAATAACTAACCTGCGCAAAGCGGGCAGAAGCTGCCTGCTTTTCTTCAAATGTTCGTTGTTGGTTGTTATCAAAATAGCGGTAGGCTCCAACAGTGACCAAAGCACTGATCATGGCGACAAATGCGGTAAGGCCGAGTTTTTTCAAATTCATAGTTTTTTTGTTTTTTAGAATGTGCGGGGTTTGTCAAAAAATATGCCTCGAAGAACGAATGTAGGGTAGTTAAATTTCCTGAAACATCATTTTAACTAAACTTTAACCGGCAATCCATTTCAGGCTCCTCTGTAAATTTAAAACAGATTCTGAAAAAAGGTACACAATACAGGAAAGTTCTTACCCTTCTTTTTGTTCTGCAATCAATTGAAATAAAGTTGTTTGAAAAACTCAACTTTGCTGCGATTCAAGAGCATGAAACTTACATTCGAAAAATACCATGGTGCAGGCAATGATTTTATTCTTGTCGATAACCGGCAACATCATTTTCCAAAGGAAGCAACATTGATCGCGAAACTCTGTGACCGAAGGCTCGGAATAGGCGCTGACGGATTAATTTTGATAGAACGCCATCCTGATTTTGATTTTGAAATGCATTACTACAATGCTGATGGCGGTCTCGGTTCAATGTGCGGAAATGGTGGCAGATGTGCAGTCATTTTTGCAAAAGAAACAGGACATTTTAGTCAGTCAACTGCCACTTTTATGGCGATCGACGGAATTCATACCGCAACTATTATCAACCATAGCCTGGTGAAAATTTCGATGACACCGGTTACTAAAATTTCGAAAGCAGGCAGCGATTATGTCTTGGATACAGGTTCTCCGCATTATGTAAGGTTTACCAAAAATGTGGATGATGTGGATGTATTAGCAGAAGGGAAAAAAATAAGGTATGGCTCTACCTACCGTGAAAAAGGAATCAATGTGAATTTTGCTACACTGTCCGGAGATGAATGCAGCATGCGTACCTATGAACGTGGTGTGGAGAATGAAACATTGTCTTGCGGAACCGGAACGGTGGCAGTTGCCATTGCAGCATCCTTACAATTGAAGAATGAAACCGTTAATCAGGAATACCTGGTAGCTGCACCCGGAGGAAAGTTGAAGGTGTATTTCACAAAAGAATCGCCGGAACATTTTACTAACCTATTTTTAGAAGGTCCGGTGCAAAAAGTATTTCAGGGTCAATTGGAAATATAGCGTCAGCTCTTATCCGTTGTCAATGCGAAAACCACGCAAAAACTCCTTTACCTCCATTTGTTTTTTCCCCTCCATTTTCAATGTTTCTACCGCAATAAAACCATCTGCCGCAGCAAAATGAAGGAATGTTTTACCATCCGTAGCTATTGCTCCCGGAGAAAGTGCATGCTGTGCCCTTATTTTTTTTGCGGAAAGAATCTTCAGGACTTTTCCATTCAATAAAGTATATGCAGCAGGAGAAGGCGACAATCCACGTATTTGATTGAAGATGACTGATACGGGTTGCTGCCAATCAATGGAGCAATTAGCGTTGAAAAGTTTCGGCGCTTTTCTCAAGTCACTATTTTCCTGCTGTGCTATTTGAGGATAGCTTTCTGTTTCGATCGCCTGTACTGTTTTCAAAACCAATGCTGCGCCAACGAGCTTCATCCGGTCGTGCAACATTCCCGCTGTTTCATTTTCTCCTATGGCAATTTTTTCCTGGAATAGAATTTTGCCAGTATCAATTTCATGTTGCAGAAAGAAAGTAGTGACTCCTGTTTCTGTTTCTCCATTGATGATGGCCCAGTTAATCGGTGCTGCACCGCGATATTGGGGAAGCAGCGAGCCATGCAGGTTGAAGGTTCCGATGGCAGGAAGTTGCCAAACCAATTCCGGCAACATTCTAAACGCGACTACAATTTGAAGATCGGGTTTTAATTCTTTCAGGTTATTTAAAAAAGAGGGATCTTTAAGTTTAACAGGCTGCAACACCTTTAATCCATTTTCAATCGCAAATTTCTTTATGGCCGATTGCTGCAACTGCATTCCACGGCCTGCCGGTTTATCCGGTGCAGTTACAACAGCCACCATGTTGTAATCATGTTCCAGTAAAACCTGAAGCGATGGAACCGCAAACTCCGGCGTTCCCATAAACACAATCCTCAATTTCTTTCCTCTTTCAACCATAATTTTACCAGTAACACTGATAAGCGTCAATTCAAAAATTTAACAGTTTAACAATTTATTGTCCTTCAAAATCCCGATACAACAAATACTTTTTTCGCAAAACCTTGAACTCTGATAAAGCTGGCTCCCAACTTCTTCTTATTTCCATCTCCGGCGTTCCCTTTTCAATTTGTTTTCTCAATTGATCAGTGCCTGCAAGCTTATCAAAAAACGAGGTAAAGAATTTATCTTTTTCCGGATACGAAGTGTAAAAATCCGAAAGCCAATGGAGCATCAGTCGTGGATTTTCTTTAAAATAACCGGTATTCAATCCAGTTAGATCAAAACCCTTGCAAGTTTGATTCAGGTAAGGTGGGTTTTTTGCGCCTGGTAAACTCTTCGGATTGAATTCCGCATTGCCTTTTGTAAATCCCGGATATCCAATAATTGAAAACGGACGATCAGTACCGCGTCCCACACTCACCGGTGTGCCTTCAAAAAAGCAAATGGAAGGATAAAGGTGAATAGCATTCATGCTGCGGAGATTCGGGGATGGATTAACAGGCAAAGTATAAAAGGTGGAATGATCATATCCTTCACACAAAACATAACTGAAAGCGCAAACTTTTTTTGTAGCGAGCCATTGCTCGCCGGTCAGCATCTGCGCATATTCTGCAGGCGTCATGCCATATACAACCGGCACAGGATCCATTCCAACAAAGGAGCTGAATTCCGGTCTTAGCACCGGCCCGTCCACATAATATCCATTTGGATCAGGCCGATCAAGCACTAAAAGAGGAATATTATTTTCAGCGCATGCTTCTACCACATAATGCAATGTAGAGACATACGTATAGAATCTGACACCCACATCTTGAATGTCGTAAATAACCAGGTCAATTCCTGCTAAATCTTCAGTAGTGGGTTTTAACTTCTGGCCATAGATGGAAACAATTGGAATGTTTGTTTTTGAATCTACTGCGCCTGTAATATTTTCACCGGCATCTGCATCGCCTCTGAATCCATGCTCAGGTGCAAATATTTTTTTTATCTGAATGCCCAGGTCAAGTAAAGTATCAGCGAGGTGTTTCTTTCCGACTAAAGAAGTTTGATTGACGACCAACGCTATTTTTTTTCCTTTCAGCGAATCAACATACTGATCCATTCTCTCTGCGCCAACAATCACTTGAGCACAAGAGATTGCCGGACGAAGACATTGGGAAAAAGTGATGATCAGAAGAAAGAAGAATGTCTTGCAAAAATCGGAAGTAAGATGGGAACTGCTTATTTGCATAAATTTAGCGCTGAGATTAATGTGCCAAAGGTAAAATAACTGGCCGCCCTCGTAATGAAGATTTCATATTTCATTTCCCGTCGTCTTGCAATTGCTTCCGGAAAATCGTTTTCGCGACTCATCATTCGTGTAGCGGTTACTGCCGTTGCATTAAGTGTGGGTGTAATGATTGTAGCTGGTGCAATTGTAAACGGTTTTCAGCAGGAAATAAGTGAAAAAGTTTTTGGTTTCTGGGGACACATTACTATCCGCAGTCTCGAGCAGGGGAGATCTTACGGAGAAGTGCCGGTTTCTATAAACCAATCTTTTTATCCGGGTTTGGAAAAGGCAAAAGGAGTCAGACACATTCAGGTTTTTGCAACCAAAGCCGGCATCTTAAAAACGAGTCAGGAAATGGAAGGGATGGTGTTAAGAGGCATTGGCACCGATTTCGACTGGACTTTTCTGAAAAAGTATTTGGTAGAAGGAAATATTTTGACTGCAGGCGATTCCTCAGCGAAAAAGCAGATAATGATTTCTAAAACCACGGCAGACCGATTGAATCTTCATGTGAACGATGATGTGATTGTGTATTTCGTGCAGAACCCGATGCGATACCGCAAGCTGACGATCACCGGAATTTATAAAACAGGCCTCGATGAATATGATCGTCTCTATGCGATTGTTGATATCGCACTCATTCAACGAATCAATAACTGGACAAGTGAAGATGTGGGCGGCTTTGAAGTCTTTATCAATAATGTGAATCAGCTCGATCAGATGGGCACAGTGATCAACAGTGAATACATTGGCCAGGATCTGGAAGCAAAAACCATGAAACAAGTAAACCCGAATCTTTTTGACTGGCTCGATCTTCAAACCATGAATGAGAAAGTAATCATCATCCTCATGATTCTTGTGGCCATTATTAATATGACAACAGTTTTACTCATTCTTATTCTTGAACGAACCAACATGGTGGGCATATTAAAATCACTCGGCGGTTCGAATTGGATGATCAGGAAAATATTTCTGTACCAGGCAGCTTATATCACCGCCTTAGGTCTTTTGTTGGGGAACGTTTTTGGAATTGGAATTTGCCTGGCGCAAAAATATTTTGAGATCATTAAGTTACCTGAAGAATCATATTATGTTTCTGTTGCCCCGGTGTTGATTGATCCGGTTTACATTTTATCGATTAATGCGGGAACTTTGCTGGTGTGCTTAATCACCTTGATTATTCCATCCTACCTCGTTTCACGAATCACTCCTGTAAAAGCAATTCGGTTCAAGTAACTTCAGGATTGGATTTGGTATCAGCAGGTTTTGATTTCGAAGTTTGTTTTTGCTTATTGAATCCATATGGACAATGCAGGCATCCGCTCTTGCAGCAAAAACCTCTTTTCAAATGATAAGCTTCGGTAAAAACAAACAGGCCGTTTTCATTGATGTAATAATCATAGCCTTCTTTTAATGGAGACATAAGTATTTGGAAGGTACATCAACTGTGAGCAATGGAAATTTTAATGATCACAGTTGCTAAATGGTTTCTATAAAATAAATTTTCCGGTGTAATTAAATGGTGTGACGTTTCTAAGTTCATTTCTCACCGCTTCACTCACATTTAATGAACTTACGAACGCCTCAATTTCCAGACGTGATATTTTTTCATTCTTGCGCGTGAGTTCCTTCAGTTTACCATAAGGATCCGGATAATTTTCCCGACGCAAAATGGTTTGAATAGCTTCGGCCACTACGGCCCAGTTGTTCTCAAGGCCGAATTGTAATGCAGACTCATTTAAGATCAATTTATTCAGTCCTTTCAAAAGCGAATGCAGCGCAATGGCAGTGTGTGCAACCGGAACTCCTATATTTCTTAACACCGTTGAGTCCGTCAGATCACGTTGCAATCTGGAAACAGGAAGTTTTGCCGCAAAATGTTCAAACAGTGCATTCGCAACACCGAGATTTCCCTCTGCATTTTCAAAATCAATCGGATTCACTTTGTGCGGCATGGCGGAAGATCCTACTTCGCCGGCTTTAATCTTTTGTTTGAAATAATCCATTGAAATATACATCCAAACGTCGCGGCAGAGATCAATCAGAATGGTATTGATTCTTTTCATGGCATCAAATGCGGCAGCTAAATTGTCGTAGTGTTCAATTTGTGTTGTGTACTGCGATCGTTTCAACCCAAGTGTTTGTTGTGTAAAAGCATTCGCGAATGCGTTCCAGTCCATATCCGGAAAAGCTGCATAGTGCGCATTGAAATTGCCGGTTGCGCCGCCGAATTTTGCGGATGCCGGAACAGCAATCAGTTGATCTTTCTGTGCAATCAGGCGTTCAACAAACACATAAAATTCTTTGCCCAATAGCGTAGGAGAGGCAGGTTGACCATGTGTGTGTGCCAGCATCGGAATATTTTTCCATGCGAGTGCTTTCTCTTTCAGCAAATCAATCAAATGTTCAAGGAGTGGCAGGTAATAATGTGTCAGGCATTCCTTCATCGACAAAGGAATAGCAGTGTTATTAATATCCTGTGATGTAAGTCCGAAATGGATGTATTCTACAAATGCACCACAACCCATTTCCTCAAATTTTTCGCGCAGAAAATATTCCACTGCCTTCACATCATGGTTGGTGGTTTTTTCAATCTCTTTAATCCTGACTGCATCTGCTTCTGCAAAATTTTTATACAATGCACGAAGATCTTCAACAATGTTATGATCAAATGTTTTGAACGCCGGAATCCCTTGTGCTGCAAGTGCAATAAAATATTCCACTTCCACAAAAATGCGATACCGGATGAGTGCGTATTCTGAAAAATACTGTTCCAGCGAATTGATTTTATCGCGATACCTGCCATCAACCGGAGAAATGGCAGTAAGAGGAGTGAGGTTCATGACACAAAGATAAGCGGCAAAATTATCTTGAAAGGTAAAAGAACATTAATGCGGAAATGGAAATTGAAAAGTCTACCGGGTGTTTGTCATCCATCATTGTTATAAAATGTGGTGCGTAATTATAAGAAGCTCCTATGATTAATCATTTAAAAAAATTTACCTGACTAATGTTACGACCTGTTGTCGAAGGGTTCGGAGATATAGTAGAATTTCAAGATCGTTTCAAAACAGACCTGAATCATTTTTATTCTTTTATCCTTGGATCAAATCTGAAAGCTTCCGTCCTTTTCAATTTTATTTTTTTGAAATGAGGATGTACTGGATTGATCAGGTAATTGTATTCATGGAGAATAATAGCAGAAGGAACTTTCAGCACTGCTGTATTGCCTTTTGCAAGCCATTGATCGCCAATATTCCTGCAAGCCCGATACTGACTTGCTTCCCACCAATGATCAGGTAATTCAGCGAGTGTAATCACATCAATTTTTACAGCATCCGGAATTGCGATCACCATCATCCGGAAGTTTTCATCCAATCCCTCGCCGCTCCGGTGAACAATGCTTTCAAGGGAAGAGAGCGCCCGGGAAGCGGCTGTATAAATTACTTCGTTGCCTTTTGAATTCCAACGTGCAGCATTGCCGGATGCGGTCAGTTTCCGTGAATGTTTTTTCAATGTAATTCTGAAAACTTCGATCATCAGGCTACATCACCAAATTCGATGCGTGTCAATTCTTCCTGTATCAGATCAATTCCACCTGAAGTGTGCATCAATTCAATAGGAGTCATGCTATTCAGGCCATAAGCCGGCTTCTCGAGCCACCTCCGGAATGCATTCGTATCTCCAAATACTTCATTTCCTTTTTTGTATAAGGCCAGCAGTTTCAGCACGCGTTCGCTCTTTGTGGCACTCAGTTTTTTATTTTGCTGTTTGTATCGCAGCAATGTTTTAAGCGAAACATTCATGAGTCCCGCCATCTTGTTTTTGTCAATACCTGATACAGAAACCATATCAAAGAAAGCTTTGGCATTCACACCCTTTTTTGCTTCTGAAACAATTGCGAATAAATCGCGGATGCTCTTATCGTACCGTAAAAAAATGGAAGAATGATTGACAGATTCCTGTTTTGATTTGACTACTGCTTCATGCATAAGAACTGAATTTAAAAAACAAAGGTAAGACACTTGTCCAGAATTTTTGGAAAAATGTCCAAAAATAATTTGCTCTGTTTCTATGGGCTTAAGACTAAAGACCAATGACCAATGACCAATGACTATTGACCAATGACCCTTCACCATTCACTATCTCACGCTGCCACCAGCAAAAAAATACTTCTTGTAATACGCATCATTCAAATCACTGATCACCACTCCA
It includes:
- a CDS encoding methionyl-tRNA formyltransferase; this translates as MGTPEFAVPSLQVLLEHDYNMVAVVTAPDKPAGRGMQLQQSAIKKFAIENGLKVLQPVKLKDPSFLNNLKELKPDLQIVVAFRMLPELVWQLPAIGTFNLHGSLLPQYRGAAPINWAIINGETETGVTTFFLQHEIDTGKILFQEKIAIGENETAGMLHDRMKLVGAALVLKTVQAIETESYPQIAQQENSDLRKAPKLFNANCSIDWQQPVSVIFNQIRGLSPSPAAYTLLNGKVLKILSAKKIRAQHALSPGAIATDGKTFLHFAAADGFIAVETLKMEGKKQMEVKEFLRGFRIDNG
- a CDS encoding DUF1343 domain-containing protein, with amino-acid sequence MQISSSHLTSDFCKTFFFLLIITFSQCLRPAISCAQVIVGAERMDQYVDSLKGKKIALVVNQTSLVGKKHLADTLLDLGIQIKKIFAPEHGFRGDADAGENITGAVDSKTNIPIVSIYGQKLKPTTEDLAGIDLVIYDIQDVGVRFYTYVSTLHYVVEACAENNIPLLVLDRPDPNGYYVDGPVLRPEFSSFVGMDPVPVVYGMTPAEYAQMLTGEQWLATKKVCAFSYVLCEGYDHSTFYTLPVNPSPNLRSMNAIHLYPSICFFEGTPVSVGRGTDRPFSIIGYPGFTKGNAEFNPKSLPGAKNPPYLNQTCKGFDLTGLNTGYFKENPRLMLHWLSDFYTSYPEKDKFFTSFFDKLAGTDQLRKQIEKGTPEMEIRRSWEPALSEFKVLRKKYLLYRDFEGQ
- a CDS encoding ABC transporter permease, which translates into the protein MKISYFISRRLAIASGKSFSRLIIRVAVTAVALSVGVMIVAGAIVNGFQQEISEKVFGFWGHITIRSLEQGRSYGEVPVSINQSFYPGLEKAKGVRHIQVFATKAGILKTSQEMEGMVLRGIGTDFDWTFLKKYLVEGNILTAGDSSAKKQIMISKTTADRLNLHVNDDVIVYFVQNPMRYRKLTITGIYKTGLDEYDRLYAIVDIALIQRINNWTSEDVGGFEVFINNVNQLDQMGTVINSEYIGQDLEAKTMKQVNPNLFDWLDLQTMNEKVIIILMILVAIINMTTVLLILILERTNMVGILKSLGGSNWMIRKIFLYQAAYITALGLLLGNVFGIGICLAQKYFEIIKLPEESYYVSVAPVLIDPVYILSINAGTLLVCLITLIIPSYLVSRITPVKAIRFK
- the purB gene encoding adenylosuccinate lyase; the encoded protein is MNLTPLTAISPVDGRYRDKINSLEQYFSEYALIRYRIFVEVEYFIALAAQGIPAFKTFDHNIVEDLRALYKNFAEADAVRIKEIEKTTNHDVKAVEYFLREKFEEMGCGAFVEYIHFGLTSQDINNTAIPLSMKECLTHYYLPLLEHLIDLLKEKALAWKNIPMLAHTHGQPASPTLLGKEFYVFVERLIAQKDQLIAVPASAKFGGATGNFNAHYAAFPDMDWNAFANAFTQQTLGLKRSQYTTQIEHYDNLAAAFDAMKRINTILIDLCRDVWMYISMDYFKQKIKAGEVGSSAMPHKVNPIDFENAEGNLGVANALFEHFAAKLPVSRLQRDLTDSTVLRNIGVPVAHTAIALHSLLKGLNKLILNESALQFGLENNWAVVAEAIQTILRRENYPDPYGKLKELTRKNEKISRLEIEAFVSSLNVSEAVRNELRNVTPFNYTGKFIL
- a CDS encoding RES family NAD+ phosphorylase; the encoded protein is MEVFRITLKKHSRKLTASGNAARWNSKGNEVIYTAASRALSSLESIVHRSGEGLDENFRMMVIAIPDAVKIDVITLAELPDHWWEASQYRACRNIGDQWLAKGNTAVLKVPSAIILHEYNYLINPVHPHFKKIKLKRTEAFRFDPRIKE
- a CDS encoding DUF2384 domain-containing protein, translated to MHEAVVKSKQESVNHSSIFLRYDKSIRDLFAIVSEAKKGVNAKAFFDMVSVSGIDKNKMAGLMNVSLKTLLRYKQQNKKLSATKSERVLKLLALYKKGNEVFGDTNAFRRWLEKPAYGLNSMTPIELMHTSGGIDLIQEELTRIEFGDVA